CTTAATGACTTCCTCATTTTCTTGTAAAAACTTCAGTACTTATTTTTGGGGAATGTTTatcttcttgttctttttgtgGATAACATGTATGTTGGAAGATACTTAGCTTAGCCTGACTTTCCAATCTTAACTTTTACAAGAAATCATCATTTCAGCCAAACAGTTCCATCATCTATACATTCTTGAGTTCACCTTGTACCCTCCCACCTTCAGGCTTTCTCTGAAGTTCCTGGTCCAGCCTTCACCCTTCGCCTACTTCCTTGTTACTGCTCTGAACCTTTCCCTTTTTAATGGTCCAGCTTACTTCTGAGCTCTCAGAAGTCTCCCCAGTCATCCCAGCCTGATGCTTTCTCCCTGTCCTGAATCACACAGAGAATTTTCACTCAGGAAGCACTTAATTCCCTGGCGCTTTATCCAGTTGTCTTacacccttttatttttctcctgctatttgtctttttctgcacAAGAATATAATACTTGCATGGACTGTGAACTGCTTGAGGGACAACATACCAGTCCCGGATGCAGTCTAACGCAGGACTGCACGGGGACCCTCAGTAAACGTTttcaaataaacccattttttttctctataaaccTTGGTCTCTGGGAAGCAGACCACtcatttctgttcttctttttagTGTTTCTTACAGGAACTGACAGAATTCAAGTTAAAGGCTTAAAGAACATGAAAATAACATTCTGCTGTCCTGAAAATGTGAATGAAAAAGATCCCATAAGGGCACAGACCTGTATTAGTGTCCTCTACCTTCCTAAATATTCTACGATGGAAAGAGTGGAAGAAGCCCTTCAGGTAGCCATCAACAACAGCAGAGGCTTTGGCTGATCTTGCCTCACAcacatcctttacctcttttcgggaatcttttcaaaaataaaagtaagaacgCAAAGATTAGTGTAAAAGTCCTGTCTGTTCGTTGTGTTCACCTGCTCTTTTAGAATCGTGTTTTTGCATGTGAGATGTGATAATGCTGTTAAAACAGGGTGACCCCAAAGCACGATGCATTAAAGACAAAACTTTGTTTCTCAGAAATGTGTGGCTGAAGTGGTGTTGCTTCTACTCCCGCTGCTCCAGTAGAAGTCACAAATGACTTTCCTGTGGAAAATGTCAAGGGACGTTTCTGTCTTAAATCTTCTGTATTGCATTTGAAACCATTGGCTGCTTTCTCCTCAAAACTGTCATGAACTGATGGACTGCGGCTTGTGTTTTCTTGGcttctttcccatttcctttgcGTAGGTTTCTTACACTCCCCTGACCTCTCCAGTGCTAGTGTAGTCTGTTGTCACTCAGCACGCACTCTCATCAGCTGCACAGCTTCGGTTCTGTCTTCCATGTGATCATGCccacatctctgtctctctcgctctgtgaccTACAGGAACTGGTAGATTCCAGCACCGCAGCTATTTTTCTATCTAGTCTGTCGCTTCTTGCATGTGCCTTGGCTCCTTCATCTCAggatatttaagaagaaaataatcatttttcctGTATTCCACAGCTTGGAGTAGTATCATCAGGATTTCCAGGCAGAAGCCTGCaatcctcttcctttcctcctctttacCCCACACAGTCAAGTCAGACCCTGACGATTCTAGTTCTTGTATCTAGAACAACAGTCTATGAAGCTGGCAGCTGCactacctgcccccccccccccacacacaccatcTGCAGTGTTCAAGGTAGATTTACGCTATAGATAAGGTTTACTCTTTGAAGAATTTTAGAGAAAACTAATTGGCAGTGGTGGGGAAATCGGTCCAGAGCTGTGCTGCCCAATATGTGgctacttaattaaaattaagtaggggctcctgggtggctcaatgggtcaagcatgtgattttggctcaggtcctgtgtccagctccctgctcagtagggagtgtgctccctctgccccttccactacatgtgctctctgtctctgtcaaataaataaaatcttaaaaataaatttaataaagtttaaaattcagttctgTCACACTATCCCTATTTCAAGGGCTGAATATCTACATGTGATTGGCAGCTACTGTATAAGTACAAATGTGAGCACTTGGCACTGACAGGTCCATAACCTACAAACCTCTGTAATTCTCCATGTGCTTTTTTCCTTGAAGAGCTATAGTGTGATAAAGCTGCATAAATCAAAATGACTCGAAAATTGGGTAGTAAAGTCGTATTTCATTAACATTGTTATTAGACCTACCAAATCCTTCCTAGTACGCCCCCTGCACAGCCCCAGCCTAGTCTCCCACCAGTGCCCTGTGTACATAGTAGTGTACTTCATTCTGGTCATTTGTAACTGCCTCACTTTCCTGAACAGTCCACAGTCTCTCTTGTGTTTTTGTTCATGCATTTTCTTCTGCCTGGAATCTTCTCATCCCACCCCTATCACCCTGcccttcctcacctcctctctTTTCAATTCTGGGTTCTTTCCTCTTCTCAGGATTTATTTCCTATTATGTCTGCCTAGTAGGTGCCACGctaataaatgtttgtgaatATGACTTCCTAGCTCAGCATTTCACAAGTGCAATCCTCTTTCTGGGTACAATCCTCCTTCTAGTGCTTTTTTGCTGGTGTTTCCTCTTATGAGCTAGCCAAAAGTGCCACCTAGTGGCGAATGCGGAATATAGCAATCACTTCCAAATGGAGCGTTTcacgaaggaaaaaaaaacttagaaaaggaGACAGGCCTTTCTCCCCACAGCTACATAGAGTAGTGAGAATCTTACTATGACTCTTGGGGTGCTCagtgatttcatattttttaccTCCCTTAAAACCATCACCAAGTCTGGAAGTAGGCATCATTTTCATCTTAAAGATCTGGAGTCAAGTTCAGAGAGGCTTCCTTAGCCCACTCTTTGTAGGattggaagaaaagagggagacagGTCATGCATGGCAAGTCTTTTTTTGTTAGTTCTCTCAGAGTGGGAAACACCTTGAAAGCTGatgggagggcagccccagtggctcagcagtttagcgccacctttggctcagggcgtgatcctggagacccgggatggagtccctcgtggggctccctgcatggagcctgcttctccctctgcgtgtctctgcctctctcatgaataaataaataaaatcttaaaaaaaaataaagccgaTGGGAAGGGTCTTATTCACAAGATGAGTAAAGGTGATCCTTGTCAGTGATGCAGATAACACTAAAGAAGATAATCTTGTTAAGAGGATCTAAGGAGGCAAGAGATCCTGACATTGTGAAGTCAGCTAATTACTGAGGAGTGGGGAAGAGCCCCAGTTAGTGAAAGAATAAGATTGTGCTTCTTGTGATGGGCTTAtagctgggggtggtggggtcaATGTCCATACATGGCATGAGCTACGTTGTGGGAAGCTATGAAGGTCAGTCCCTTTAACGGGAAACCAGGATGATCTGCTGGTGAGGAACTTGGGAGAGGAACACTCAACTGTTGGAGAATTCTCAAGGAAGAGTGTTGTATCTGAGAGGGTTACTAGAAGTAGCACAACATGGACAGAATTTAGCAGGTTTAAGACCTGTATCCCACTTTTGGCCATGCCTCTACCAGCATTTGACCTCCAGCAAGTGACTTGGAACTGCTAAGCCTGACACCAGACAtttagatactattttttttaaaaaattggtaacagctttattgatatataattcacaCAGAATATAATTAAGCCATGTGAAGCATACACCTGAATGGATGTAGTATATTTGCAGAAGTATGCGGCCATtgccacaatcaattttagaacatcttTGTCACCCCAAACTTTGTACCCATTAGCTGTAACTCCACAATGTCCCCAGCCATATGCAATCACTAGTCTGTGTTCCGCTTCTATAGATTTGTCTATTATGGACATTTCATGGAAATGGATcaaacaacacattttttaatAACCAGCATTTTTcattcaaagttcatccatgttgtaacatgtatcagtacttcattccatATTTATTGgcgaataatatttcattgtatttatattttacatatccattcatcagttgatggagaGTTGTGTTGTTTTCcgttttttggctattataaatggtgctgctatgaatatttgtgctcaagtttgtgtggacatgttttcatttcccttgagtTCCACCTgtgagtggaactgctgggttgtatggtagcTCTGTCTAACATTTTGAGGGACTGCCAGCTGTTTGCCAAAGaagctgcatcattttatattctcaccaggAGCATATGAGAGCCTGAGAAATATTTAATCTCTGCAGAGAGATTATTTCTCGGTTTAggggtttttttcctattatatttttttattgaaatataatttacatatacacAGATCTGTTCTTAAGAGTGCTagtgaggggtacctgggtgactgttagttaagcatctgactcttgattttggttcaggttatgacaTCAacgtcccccctcccccccccccgccaaacaTTTGCACAcgcatgcatacatgcatgcattcgctctctctctctctctcaaataaataaatctttataaaagtgCTAGTGAAATGCAGAAACATTACATCTAGGTAGCTCTATtcctttttgttctattattGTCATGAAAATTAGGTCTACATGTTACAAACTCAACAATACCTGATTATAATTATGACTTTATATAATTCATTGCCTCTTAATAGAACCGAGAAGAAAGGGGAGAACAAGGATGTATTTTGTAGTATTAGTATGTTAGCCATATTTACCTTTTCTGGCTCTTTTCATTAGTTCCTGTGAATTCAAGTTACCATCTGGTATCATTTCTTTACTCCAGTTCAGCCCTGCCCCCATCtacttcctttgttttgttttgttttaaagatttatttatttatttattcagagagagtgagagagaggcagagacacaggcagagggagaagcaggctccatgcaggaagcctgacatgggactccatcccgggactccaggatcacaccccgggcttcaggcggcgctaaaccgctgcgccactggggctgccccatctaCTTCCTTTGTGCTGCTAATGACAAATATGATAGAGACCCCAAAATACAATTTATACATAGTTTTCTACAAATTGCTCTGCAAATCCGTTAAATAGAAAGAGGAAATATGCATTTACACTGTCTTTTATAGTTACATAGTTACATTTTAATCTTCACCTCCTGGGGAATGCCATGGCCCTCCAGTAGGAGTTGGGGACAAGAGAGTTCCCCGTCCTGGTGGCACCTCCTGGTGTGGCCATCACTCTGAgctgagaggaggaagaaggatgcCAGTGGCAGCTCAAATGCCCCAAACTTCAATGTGCAGCACTTAACAAGTTTTAGATTTTCTTGTATGTTTCATCACTTGGCTGTGTGCCCTTGGGACAATTTCTGGAGACTTTGAATCGTTGTTTTGTTCACCAGTTAGGGTTGTTTCACAAAGGGCTTTCATGAGTCAAGTTTAGTATATTCCTCACAATTTTATGGAAGAAGCAGGGGTGcgatttcttttctctctctttttttaaagattttatttattcacaagacagaggcagagacacaggcagagggagaagcaggctccatgcagggagcccgatgcgggactcgatcccggggctccaggatcaagccctgaaccaaaggcggcgctaaaccgctgagccacccagggatccccctggggtGGGATTTCTAACCCTACAGATGAAACTCAGAGAAAAGGAACTTGCCTAAAGTTATAAAGCTTGTCAGAGCCCTGCTTCCCGTCTTTCAGGAAGGATGTGCTAGCTCCGTGCTaagcattaaattaaaaatgttgaaCAATTTACTGTCTAGACAGGAGACCAAAAACAGGCAATTATGCTACAAGTTCAAATGCCAAAATAGAGATAAAATACATGGTGCTTTAGGAAACGAGAAGAAAGGCATCAGGCTTGAGCAAGAATTTGAATCTAAGCATTTTGATtctgaattctatttttcttataaatagaaAGGACAAGTTTTCTTAAAGAGACACTGTACAATGGTTAAGAAGACAGACTGAAGCCACAGTGGCAGACAGTTTCAACTTTGGTTCAGTTATTGATTGCTGTTACCTTTAGTAAATCACTTCAGTCTCTCGTGCtccactttcctcatctgtaaaatggtgccaATATTGCCCACCTGGCCTCTTAGGTTATAAAAGATTATATGTAATATGCTTAGAACTGGAGCTAGTGTACCGTTTGCACTATACAAGTGATTGTCAAATAAATTCTATTAATAAAAAGATGGGAGTCAATACTGAACTCCCCCAAGGTATGCTTATCAGTTTcctcaaaaatgataaaatgcttGGCTTGCAAAAGTTGACTTTTCAGAGTATGGTGCTTGTTTTATCAGCAAAATTGTTTCATTATACTGACCACAATGAGATTTAGggtaatttaaaaagaacaagggGCTCCAGCTGGCTCGGTTgatggagtatgtgactcttgatctcagggctgtgagttcaagccccatattgggtgtagaattacttaaaaataaaatctttaggggcacctgggtggctcagttggtttccatctcttggtttcagcttgggtcatgatcttgggatcatgagattgagctctgcatcaggctcagcacttagcagggagtctgctggagattctttctccctctttctctgcccctctccctgctcttcctctctctctcaaataaataaataaccccttaaaaaaaaaaagagcaataacTCCATTTCAGGAAATAATGGGAACTTTTATATTCTTCCaggttataaataaaaatatataaaatatatatatggtgattttaatttttttattgaagtatagctggcacataatgttacattggtttcaagTGTATACAGTGATGGGACAACTCTACATTACGCCATgttcaccacaaatgtagctaccatctgtcactttacaatgctattacagtaccactgactctattccctatactgaatcttttattcctgtgatttagccattccataactggaagcctgtacacctcccactccccttcacctatcTTGCCCACACTCCCCTCTgggcaaccatcagttctctgtatttgtgtgtctgtttctgctttttggtttttagattccacatataagtgaaattatatggcatttgttttggacttatttcacttcgcattaataccctcaagttccacctattttatcacaaatggcaagatctcattctttacatatgagtaatattccattgtatatgtgaTGCTGGACAGGCTGAGGCCCCAGGAAAGAGGGCCTCAGGTCCCTCACCAAGGGGTTTTGGGCTTTGTGGGAGAAAGAATTCAAGAGCAAGccatttagagaaagagagaaagattaagTTTACAAGGAAGAAGCTACTTCATAGACAAAGTAGCAGTCTCTCCTCCCAGGAGACGAagaggatccttccttgcctctaagggttttataaattatttaaagatttgagaaagaTTTGAGGAGTATACCTGCATGTgagaacaggggaaggggcagagaagggaaagaatccttgagcagactccccactgagtgcagaacccaatcagacactcaattccaggactctgagatcatgccctgagctgaaatcaagagctagctactcaaccaactgagccttgcaggtgcccctataaatcttttttaactAGCTAACTGTATAGGGTGGGGCTTACTCTTTTGGGTTTCTCATTCACCTTAGGCATTagtttttccattgttttaggATTGTGGGATTACCCACAGGGAACAATTTTAAGAATGTCATCTATGTGGCTTCTACTGCCATTGAGAATGAGCTTGCGGTCTTACACGAGTTgaatcttgtgatttttttttttttttttaagattttatttattcatgagacagaggcagggacacagggagagggagaagcaggctcggagccagccctatgtgggactaaaccccagggatcccaacctgagccaaaggcagaagctcaaccactgagccacccaagctcactggatcttttctttttgaccTAACATTTCAGTTAAGAGGTCAGCCTAAAACCAATGGCTTTCCTTTGATCAACTTGTCTTCCAAGCCTCTCTTCCCTCCAGCCTCATTTATATGCATCTTCATTCTACTTAAGACTGCTTCCTTATCTTGGtagtgtaaataatgctgaataaACATAGGaggacatatatatttttttcaaattagggtttttctttgggtaaatacccagtactggaattactggattgtacagtatttctaattttttgaggaatctctatactgttccacagtggctacaccaatctacattcccagcaacagcatacaaggattcctttttcttttttaaagattgtatttatttattcatgagagacagagagagaggcagagacacaggcagagggagaagcaggctccatgcatgtgGGACGCAAacctgggaatccgggatcatgccctgagccaaaggcagatgctgagcgacccaggcgtcccaagggttCTTTATTCTATATATCCTTACCAACATTGTTATTTCTTGgtctattttagccattctgacaggtgtaaaatGATAGTTCGGTGTGGTTTTGATTCTCATTTCCTtgtttagtgatgttgaacatcttttcatgtgtgttggctatctgtatgtcttctttggaaaaatctgtCACGTCCCGTTTTTATGGTGTTGAGTACCataggatgatttttaaaaacatgatttgtACTACAGAATATACTCAACCAATGCAGtgctaaataggaaaataaactgAGATGGGATTCAAAACATAGCCTTAAGCTCACTAGGACACAAAAGCTCTTTACAAGTCTTCCAACCCTACCTCTATccccaaagatacatattttCCTGGGATAGTATTCTATGTGGGGTTTTGAGTGCCTATCTACACAATGCCTACATTTAAAAGTTTACAATATTTTTACATCTGCCCTCTTTTGAAACCACACTCTTGTgatcaaacaaaaaaactgcacacttttttttaaatggaaagctgtcattttattattaatgtaaGCCTTTGATGCCAAAGAAATGAAGGTAATTTTACAAAGTCAATGTTTGCAAGTACATGAAATTTCCACTGTATTGTAGTTTTCTAGTACACTAGCTCAAATGTATTTCTCTACAACTACTCCAGCATAACTCCTTTGGAGTTATTTCAGTCATCCTTAACATATCAGTACCAGATActttgaatctaaaataaacataaaaatttttaattattaacttTAGATGAATAGGGTAATAAAGTCATCAGCTGATGGTCAGGACTGTTAATTTCCAATAGGAAACTTTCCTGAAATGTTTCTTCTGATACAGCAGTCATATGttagaattttcaaaaaataagggcagaacaaaagtacaaaagaaatTTCTGCAGCTTAAGCCTCCCATAGTCCAAAACCTCTGAGAGAAGCAAGGCAAAGCACCTTTCCTGCAAATTAAGTGGGTTTCCAGTATTTCCATGTCACTGAGCTTTCAGAGACAGACATGACATATCATTAATATGTGTATCATCTTGGCTCTGGTTGTATTAATTATGCCTGAAGAGTTTAATACCCATCCAGGTCCAAAGGTGGAAGAACACATAAACTGGTATGGTAACTGGCAGGAGGAGACTGTAAAAGCACAGGCTGGTTGTGCTAGTGCAGCCCTGTGGAAAGTTTTCCTCCACAGAAGCTGAGTAGAACAGTCCTGCTAAAGAGACCAATGGAATAAGGACAGTCAACGTAGGAAGAGACAGAAACATTCTTCTCCCCCGCTTATTACCTGCcactctgacttttaaaaaattaagtagtatTAAGAAAATGCAGTTGTAGGCGTTGCTTTTAATTGTGATCTAGTGCTGCTCCGTTTCTTCTTGCTTCTTATTCTGATGTGTCATCCTAGCTGCCTGTGGTATCATATTAGGAATCCCATCAATAATTGGATAGGCTATTCCCAACTCTTCATTAATCAATTCATTTGTCGATGCTTCATAtctgaggggggaaaagaaaaacaaaatgaattgtggaaaataaaatgcttagaagtGCGTGGTCTTCAATAAACACCACCATTTATCCAATTCTTGACAGAGAGTTAAATTCCAAAAAAGTAGAATTAAACTGCTtctagggttgcctgggtggctcagcagtttggtgccgtcttcagcccagggcatgattctggggtcccgggatccagtcccacatcgggctccctgcatggagcctgcttctcaacctctgcctgtgtctctggcactctgtatgtctctcatgaataaataagatctttaaaaaaataaaaaactgcttCTAATTCTAAAAACAGTATTAGCCAACTGAAACATTTCTCTTAGAAAATGAATCTCTAATTGTTTGCATTTTGGTCAGtttctcttgtattttttcattttattctcgaGCTACaccttaatatgtatttttaaaatccagttagAAGATCTTCCCTTTTCATCAAAATATTCCTTCCTAACTCTGGTCAACCCCAAAACCATCCCAGTTAATTTACTACTGAAACAGCCActagaggaaaattaaaattccCCACTATTTTAGAATGCACGCTTAACACAGCAACCTAATTGAACCACTGGAAGGAAACCACTGAAAATCaagatatacaaaataaaagtttgaggAGGAGAGAGCAGAAACGAGGAAACTGAAAACAGTGCATCTGCAGCTAGTTACACAACTAACTAAACGGTAGATTAAATGGTCATTTCAAGGTATAAGAAAATTGAGTGTCTTCATTATGGGAAAACATCTCGTTAAGAGAAACGtagaaagattgaaaaaaaaaaaatgactagcaATCCACCACCCAAAATAACCACTGATAACAGTCTGGTGCAAAACTAGTGTTGTCAATGTTCAGTTTTAGTAGCCTGGGGGTGtagagttcttttaaaaaaaaaaaaatttaaactcgggcagccccggtggcgcagcggtttagcgccgccttcggcccagggcgtgatcctggagacccgggatcgagtcccacgtcgggctcccggtgcatggagcctgcttctccctctgcctgtgtctctgcctctctctctgtgtgtgtctcatgaataaataaaatctttcctcatttgattaacatacagtgtataaTTAGTTCAGAGATAGAGTTTAGTGCTTCATCAGTGGAacctaacacccagtgcccatgacatcaagtgccctccttaatgcccgtcaccggtcacccatccccccacccccagcaacccTCCGTCGGTCTCCTAGAGttggtctccctctctgattccgtcttctttttttttttttcctttttttttctttttttttttttttttttccgtcttctTCTATTTTCCCCTCCCTGAGCTGTTTTCCCTAAGGACTCCAGGGAGACAGACCCTACGACTCTGCAAAACCCAGCCCGTCCAGAACTAAGAGCCAAAGGCGCAGCAGCGCACGCAGCTTAAAAGTGTTTAAGGCCGTCACGCATCAGCTGTAGATTTCCATAAgaatttttagtcatttttcacCATCTTGGCTTAAAAACCTCACACCCACGGGCCAGTCCCGACTCCCAACAGTTCCTAAATCTGGCGGCGCGCGAGAACCACTTAGGTCCTTTTAAGAAAACGCCTCGCGCTAGTCCGGCCCCCAGCCCGGCTGACTGGGTCGGTCGGCGCCGGCGCATCCGAAtcggcatttaaaaaaaaaaaaaaaaaaaaagttcccccgGCGAGGCGACCGCGCGGCCAGCGCGGAACCTTCCAAGGCTTCCAGCCGCGCCTCGGCGGTGCGATCCGAGCGGCCCGGGATCGGCTCGcgcccgcctccccctcccccgcccttcCCGCCGCAGTGGGCGGAGCCTGGTAGCCGCCGGGCCCGGGGCCACAAAATGGCTGCGGGAAACCCCGACCCGAGCCGAAGGGCTCCCCAGGGCCGTGAGCGGCCGCGCGAACCGAGGCCGGCCGCCGGGAATCTCACCTGAGCGGCTTCTTGGAGAGCGGGCACACCAGGAACTCGAGCAGCGCCGGGTCGAAGGCGCGGGGCGGGCCTCCCGTCCTCTCGCTCTTGTCTGAGGGCCGCCGCGACCCCGACGCGTGAAGGCGCCTGCGGGCGACCGCGAACGACGGCCCGCGCGGCCCCCGCAGTGCTGAGGCGAGCCGGCCGCACGCTCCGCTCAGCATGGCCTGGCAGCCCGCACCCGCCGCCCTGCCAGCGCCCGGCCGCTTCAGCCGCTTCAGCCGCTTCAGCCGCTCCCCGCGcagccggccccgccgcccgccaggccccgcccccggtgcTGCGGGAATGCGGTccccgggcgggcgggcaggaGGCAGCCCTTGGGTTCCGGGGGCGCTCCTGACGCGACTGCTTCTTCCGGCCCCACCGCTCGGTAGTTACGGCGGGGCCCGTAGACGCGGGGCTCCAGTGGCTGTTCGCCGCGTTAACCGATGACTGACAAAGCCAGGGCTTGAACTGGGGGCATTTTGAGTTTTCACCAGGGCTCATCGCAGGGGAGCCAGGAAGCCGGTGGCCGGATCTCAGAGTCCCACAGGGTTAAGCTTGCACCTACGTGGTCATCTCCAGAATGAGGTTTCGAACACGTATTGGGTATCTTAAAAGCATGGATTTGTTTTATGTAAATTACCATAGCACCTGTaacctcccccccctccccgcccttttcttattaaatgaaaacttgaggggcccctgggtggctcagtggatgagcg
The genomic region above belongs to Canis aureus isolate CA01 chromosome 33, VMU_Caureus_v.1.0, whole genome shotgun sequence and contains:
- the PIGY gene encoding phosphatidylinositol N-acetylglucosaminyltransferase subunit Y; the encoded protein is MFLSLPTLTVLIPLVSLAGLFYSASVEENFPQGCTSTTSLCFYSLLLPVTIPVYVFFHLWTWMGIKLFRHN
- the PYURF gene encoding protein preY, mitochondrial encodes the protein MLSGACGRLASALRGPRGPSFAVARRRLHASGSRRPSDKSERTGGPPRAFDPALLEFLVCPLSKKPLRYEASTNELINEELGIAYPIIDGIPNMIPQAARMTHQNKKQEETEQH